The Streptomyces sp. B3I8 nucleotide sequence ACAGCGACGTGAAGACATCCCCTGAACGCCTTGTTTCTGCCACGATTCCGAGTGGGCGGGGGCGGAGCACAGCTCTCCCGTCCGCTACTTGGCCGGGGGGACCCCCCAACCGGCACACCTATGACCAGTGGGAGAGTCACGGTGTACTTCGCCGCACTGCTCGCGCGCACCGAAGACGGGTGGGAAGCGAGCGACACAGAGCTCGACGATGTGGAGACCCTGTCGGATCTGGCCGACCTGGCCCGGGAGGCCACGGCCGACGAGGACACGGTGCTCGTGCTCATCGAGCAGGAGGACGCGTGGTTCGGCGTCGTACGCGTGGACGGCGAGGAGGATCCTCGTATCTACGTGTCGGACGCCGCCGCGGCCTCTCGCAGCAGTTACGGCGAGATCCTGCTCACCGACGAACTGCTCGGCAGGGAACCCGGCGGCGACCCCGCCGACCTGGACCTCGACCTCGACGGCACGGAGGACGGAGAGGCCGACAACGACGGCGACGCCGAGGACGACGACACCGGCGCCGAGGCCGTGCCGCACGGCCCCGTCGGCGACGCCGAGGTCCTCGACGACCTCGGCGTGGGGGAGAAGGAACTGCGCTCCCTGGACGCCGAGGAAGCACTGACCGCGATCGCCGAGGCCCTGGGTGCCTCGGAGGTCCTGGAAACAGTGCGCTAGGCCCGCGGGGTGACGGCACACCACGCACCACCGGTCCCCGATCCGGTACGGGACCGGTGGCGGGCCCCCATGCGGCTCGCGCTGCGGGAGGCCGCGCGCGCCGCCGAGGGCGGGGACGTGCCGGTGGGCGCGGTGGTGCTGTCCGCGGACGGTACCCCGCTGGCCACCGGCCACAACGAGCGGGAGGCGACGGGCGATCCGACCGCGCACGCGGAGGTGCTCGCGCTGCGCCGGGCGGCCGCAGCGGCCGGCGAGTGGCGGCTGTCCGGGTGCACGCTCGTCGTCACGTTGGAGCCGTGCACGATGTGCGCGGGCGCCCTCCAGCAGTCCCGGGTGGACCGGGTCGTCTACGGCGCGCGGGACGACAAGGCCGGCGCGGCCGGTTCCCTCTGGGACCTGCTCCGCGACCGGCGACTCAACCACCGTCCCGAGGTGATCGAGGGGGTCCTCGCGGACGACTGCGCCCGCCTCCTCACCGACTTCTTCCGCACCGGTCCGCCGCACCGCCCGGCCACCGGAAGGGCACCCGAAACCGATTTCTGAGCGGGGCCCACCTTGGGGTAGGGTCTCCCTCGGTAGCGTGTCCGAGCGGCCGAAGGAGCTCGCCTCGAAAGCGAGTGTGGCGCAAGTCACCGAGGGTTCAAATCCCTCCGCTACCGCCACAGAGGGGCCCCGTCACGGCGGGGCCCTTTTCGCGTGTGTGTGATCTTCTCCGGTCGGCGAACATGTGCGCGGGTTACACTCACCGGCGGCATACGGGGTCGGTGGGGCGCGGGAGACGGGGGTGGCCGCTGTGGCGGTGCAGGGTAAGAAGATCGCGCTGTACGCACTCGTCGTCTTCGCGCTCTACGTGATCATCACCGACCCGGCGAAGGCCGCGGACTACGTCCAGATCGGATTCGAAGGCATTTCGAACGCCGCCCAGTCGGTCGGCGACTTCATGACCTGGCTCGCCAACGGCGCCAAGAACTGACGCGCGCGCGGCCGGTCACAGCGGCCCGACGTCAACTCGCGAAAATGTACGGCAGTTCACGGTCGCGGACCGTTCTTCTCTCTCAACACGGCGTTATGCGGTGCTTGCACACGGTGCACATGTCTTGTGATGCTATGACCGCTTTTGAGGGATGAATCGACGATGCGTTGACGAGTGAAGAGGTGGCGTTGACCGTGTCGGCCAGTACCGCGCCGCCCCAGGACGAGCTTCCGGCCCCCGCCCCCACGTCCGCTCCCGCCCCCACGTCCGCCGCCACCTCCGCGTCCGCTCCGGCTTCCGCGTCCGTTCCCGCCTCCGCCCCGGCCACCGCGTCCGTCCCGTCTGCCGCCGTGCCCGCATCCGCCCCGGCCGGCTCCGTGCCCGGCCCCGCTCCGCAGGACGCGCCGAAGCGCCGTGGTGCCGACACCCGGGCGCTGACCCAGGTGCTCTTCACCCAGCTCCAGGTTCTGGAGCCGGGCTCCCCCGAACACGACCGCGTGCGCGGGGCGCTCATCGAGGCGAACCTCCCGCTCGTGCGCTACGCGGCCGCCCGCTTCCGCTCCCGCAACGAGCCGATGGAGGACGTCGTCCAGGTCGGCACCATCGGGCTGATCAACGCGATCGACCGGTTCGACCCCGACCGGGGCGTGCAGTTCCCGACCTTCGCGATGCCGACCGTCGTCGGCGAGATCAAGCGCTACTTCCGGGACAACGTCCGCACCGTGCACGTCCCGCGCCGGCTGCACGAGTTGTGGGTGCAGGTGAACAGCGCGACCGAGGACCTCACCACCGCCTTCGGGCGCTCGCCGACCACCGCCGAGATCGCCGAGCGGCTGCGGATCGGCGAGGAGGAGGTGCTCTCCTGCATCGAGGCCGGCCGCTCGTACCACGCGACCTCACTGGAGGCCGCCCAGGAGGGCGACGGGCTGCCCGGCCTGCTCGACCGGCTCGGCTACGAGGACCCCGCCCTCGACGGCGTCGAACACCGCGACCTCGTACGGCATCTGCTCGTCCAGCTCCCCGAGCGAGAGCAGCGGATCCTGCTGCTCCGCTACTACAGCAACCTCACGCAATCGCAAATCAGTGCGGAGCTGGGGGTCTCCCAGATGCACGTCTCCCGGCTGCTCGCCCGCAGCTTCGCGCGGCTCCGTTCCGCAAATCGCATCGAGGCGTGAGCCGGACTTCCGCCCCCCGCCAGGGGTGACGCACAGGCGTCCGACGGATCACCTGGGGGAGGGAATCGGGGGCAGGGCGATTTTGCGCCCCACCGCGGCCGAAAACCCGTCAGACCCTTCTCTTCCAGCGCGAATTGCCGTCCCACATATCGACATGTCTCTACAGAGCGTTGCCGACATGTGACATTCTTCCGGCAGCGCGTTTGCCGCAGCGTTCCAGCCGGTATTCAGGTGGAGGCTGCGTTCCTCCGACGGGAGCGTCCGCCGCGACCGTCCGCGACCCAAAGGGGGTGGCATGTCCGCAGACCAGGGCAGCTCGAAGGTGCTCACGCTCACGAAGAGCGAGACGACGCCCGACGTGCTCCAGGACCCTCAGGACCTTCCCGCCGCCGAGGCCCTGGTGGCCCCGGAGGCTCCGGCCTTTCCGTCCTCGGCAGCCATCGACACCCGCACCCTGTCCCGCTCCCTCTTCCTGCGGCTCGCCGCACTCGACGAGAACAGCCCCGAGCGTGCGTACGTCCGGGACACCCTCATCGAGCTCAACCTGCCCCTCGTCCGCTACGCGGCGGCCCGCTTCCGCAGCCGCAACGAGCCGATGGAGGACATCGTCCAGGTCGGCACGATCGGGCTGATCAAGGCGATCGACCGCTTCGACCCCGACCGGGGCGTGGAGTTCCCGACCTTCGCGATGCCGACGGTCGTGGGCGAGATCAAGCGGTTCTTCCGCGACACGTCGTGGTCGGTACGGGTGCCGCGCCGGCTCCAGGAGCTGCGGCTGGCCCTGACGAAGGCCAGCGACGAGCTGTCGCAGAAGCTGGACCGGTCGCCGACGGTGGCCGAGCTGGCGGTGGTGCTCGGGGTCTCCGAGGAGGACGTCGTCGACGGCCTCGCGGTGGGCAACGCCTACACCGCGTCCTCGCTGGACTCCCCGGCCCCGGAGGACGACGGCGGGGAGGGCTCCCTGGCGGACAGGCTCGGGTACGAGGACACGGCGCTGGAGGGCGTGGAGTACCGGGAGTCGCTGAAGCCGCTGCTGGCGAAGCTGCCGCCGAGGGAGCGGCAGATCATCATGCTGCGCTTCTTCGCGAACATGACGCAGTCGCAGATCGGCGACGAGGTCGGCATCTCCCAGATGCACGTCTCGCGGCTGCTGACGCGCACGCTTGCGCAGCTTCGGGAGGGGCTCATCTCCGACTGACGGACCGGCTCACCGGCCGACCGACGGATCGGCGGACCGGTCGAGCCGTTCACCGGGACAGGCGAGCGGTTCACCGGGACAACGGGGCGGGGCGGGGCGGATCACCGCCCCGCCCCGCCCCGTTTCGCTGTGCGTTCCGCTCGGCCGTCCTACTTGAGGGCGAGCCACGCGACGGCGGCCACGACCGCCACCGCGACGACGATGCCGATGATCAGACCGACGCGGGGGCCCGCGGCCGCGGGCTCCTCGCGGCGTGCCTGCGGGGCCTCGTCGACGAAGGCACGGAACATCTGGGTGCTGCCGGCGGGGTCGTGGTTGCCCTGCGGGCCCTGGGTGTTAGCCATGGGCCGAGACACTAGCGAATAGCCGACACCAGCCCAAGTACGGGGTCCGAAGCCCTCGTTGCCTCCCTGCCGGAGGCGTTCCCCACTCCTGGGGACGTCCACCGGCCCCGGGGGACCGGTACACCCCCTCTCCACCTGCGTCTTTACCTTCACAAGACCTGTCTTTGCCGATTTTTGGCCAGCTCCACCCCTCTATTGTTTGCCTGTAGCAACCAACATCCGTATGGTTGCCTGGAGCAACGATTCAGGAGGTGTGGCATGGCGACAGGGCAGGCGCAGTTCGAGGAGCTGGCGCGCCAGCTCAGCGCCGTGGCAGCCGTCAAGCGGGACATGGCACGGGTCATGCCCCCGGACTGCCCCTCCGGATCCGCCGCCGTACTCCTCCTCCTCGACCGGCACGGCGCCATGCGCATGAGCAGGCTCGCCGAGCTGCTCGCCGTGGACATGTCGGTCACCAGCCGCCATGTCGCCCACGTCGCGGACCGCGGCTGGATCGAACGCTCCCCGGACCCGGCGGACAGACGTTCCCGGATCCTCCACCTCACTCAGCCCGGCCGGGACCGCCTCGAGGATCTCTCCCGACGGACCACCGAGCTGCTGGCCGACCGGCTCAGCGACTGGAGCGACGACGAGGTCGTCCAGCTCATCCGGCTCATGACGCGACTGCGGGCCAGCTTCGGGGACTGCCGCTCGACGGCGTCCGCCCGACTGCCCCACCCCGCGCCGGGTACGGCACCACAGACCACCGGTACGGCACAGACCACCCGTACACCCGCATAGAACTGCAGGAGAAGGAAGCCCATGGCAACGACCACACCAGCCGGTGTGCGGGCTCACGCCAAGCACGGGGGAGGCACCCCGGACGGCGTCCAGATGACACACCGGCAGATCATGGAGGCGCTCTCCGGGCTGCTGCTCGGCATGTTCGTGGCGATCCTGTCGTCCACGATCGTGACCAACGCGCTCCCCGAGATCGTCGGCGACCTGGGCGGTGGTCAGTCGGCCTACACCTGGGTCGTCACCGCCTCCCTGCTGGCCATGACCGCGACCACCCCCCTGTGGGGCAAGCTCGCCGACCTGTACAGCAAGAAGGCGCTCGTCCAGATAGCGCTCGTCATCTACGTCCTCGCGTCGGCCGCCGCCGGTCTGTCGCAGAACCCCGGCATGCTGATCGTCTGCCGTGTGGTGCAGGGCATAGGCGTCGGCGGTCTGTCCGCCCTCGCCCAGATCGTCATGGCCGCGATGATCTCGCCCCGTGAGCGCGGCCGCTACTCCGGCTACCTCGGCGCGACCTTCGCCGTCGCGACCGTCGGCGGCCCGCTGCTCGGCGGTGTCATCACCGACACCTCCTGGCTCGGCTGGCGCTGGTGCTTCTACGTCGGTGTGCCGTTCGCGGTCGTCGCGCTGATCGTGCTGCAGAAGACCCTGCACCTGCCGACCCTGAAGCGGGACGTCAAGGTCGACTGGGCCGGCGCGACCTTCGTCGCCGCCGCCGTCTCGCTGCTGCTGGTCTGGGTCACCTTCGCCGGTGACAAGTACGACTGGGTGTCGTGGCAGACGTACGTGATGGTCGGCGGGTCGATCGTCCTCGGTCTGCTGTTCGTGCTGATCGAGTCGAAGGCGCGCGAGCCGATCATTCCGCTGCGGCTGTTCCGCAACCGCACCATCACGCTGGCGTCCCTGGCCTCGCTGTTCGTGGGCGTCGCGATGTTCACCGGCACCGTCTTCTTCAGCCAGTACTTCCAGCTCGCCCGGGACAAGTCCCCGACCATGTCGGGTGTCATGACGATCCCGATGATCGGCGGCCTGTTCATCTCCTCCACCGTCTCCGGGCAGTTCATCACCCGCACCGGTCGCTGGAAGGGGTGGCTGGTCAGCGGTGGCGTGCTGGTGACCGCGGGCCTCGGCCTGCTGGGCACCATCCGGTACGACACCGCGTACTGGAAGATGTCGATCTTCATGGCCATGCTGGGCCTGGGCATCGGCATGATGATGCAGAACCTGGTGCTGTGCACGCAGAACCAGGTCGACCCGCGCGACCTCGGCTCGGCCAGCTCCACGGTCACCTTCTTCCGCTCTCTCGGCGGCGCCGTCGGCGTCTCCGCGCTCGGCGCGGTGATGGCCCACCGGATCACCGACTACGTCATGGACGGCCTGGCCGGCCTCGACCCGAAGTACGCGGCCGCCGCGTCGGGTTCCGGTTCCGGTGCCATCCCCGACATGGACAAGCTGCCGGCCCCGCTGCGCACCGTCATGGAGAGCGCCTACGGCCACGGCATCGCCGACATCTTCCTGATCGCCGGGGCCGTCGCCGCCCTCGCCTTCCTGATCACGCTGTTCATCAAGGAGGTCCCGCTGCGGACCAAGGGCGGGCTGGCCCAGGCCGCCGACGGCGAGAACCCGCCGGTCGACCCCGCCGCGGCCCCGGTCGTCGCGGAGGCCCAGGAGGGCGCCGCCACCCCGAGCGCGGCCGAGTCCGTTCCCGCCGGTGAGACCGACGCCGACGGCGGACAGCGGGTGCCCAGCTGGGCCGCCGCCCCCGCCCCGGCCGGCCCCGAGGGCACCCAGCGGCTCGCCGCCGTCGCCACCGCCGCCTCCCCGCAGGAGCCGGCCGCGGGTCCCGTCTCCGGCGGGATCCCGGTGCGCGGCCACGTCCGCGGCACCGAGAACGCGCCCGTCCCGCAGGCCGCCGTCACGCTGATCTCGCTCGGCGGTCGCCAGCTCGGCCGCTCGGTCGCGGGGGCCGACGGCGCCTACGCCGTGGACGCGCCCGGCGCCGGGTCGTACGTGCTGATCGCCGCCGCCGACGGGTTCCAGCCGCAGGCGTCCACCGTCGTGGTGGGCGGCGAGCCGGTGGCGTACGACATCCTGCTCAGCGGCACCAGCGGGCTGAGCGGCGTGGTCCGCACGGCCGACGGCGCACTGCCGGTCAAGGACGCGATGGTCATCGTGACCGATGTGCGCGGCGACCTGCTGGCCACCGGGTCCACCGGTGAGCAGGGCGACTTCGCCTTCACCGAGCTGGTGCCGGGCGCGGTGACCGTCGCGGTCAACGCCGCCGGGTTCCGGCCGCGGGCGCTGCCCGTCGAGGTCGGCGGCACCGGGGTCACCCGGATCGAGGTCGAGCTGGAGGCCGGTGCGCAGCTCCGGGGCGTCGTACGGGCACCGCACGGGCCGCTCGCGGACGCCCGCGTGACGCTGGTGGACGCCGCCGGCAACGTGGTCGGCACGGCCACCACCGGGGTGGACGGGGCGTACGCCTTCGCCGACCTGGACGGCGGCGAGTACACCGTCATCGCGACGGGTTACCCGCCGGTGGCCACCTCGCTGACGGTCGCCGGTCCGGAGGTCGACGGCCACGACATCGAACTGGCCCACCCGGGCGAGTAGCCGGTACCCCGGTCCGCCGGGGGCGCGCTCCGAACGGCGGTGCGCCCCCGGCGGGCCGGTTTTTTCGGCCGTCAAGGAGACATTCAAGCCTTTGGCCACATTTACCGGCCCACCGCTTCATTCACGCCGTTCGCGCTGTTCGCGCCGTTCGCGCCGTTCGCGCCGTTCGCTTCATTGATTCACCGAGAGGGAGAGCGCCCGATGGGACTGACCGCACGGATCCGTACGCGGGACGGATGGGCCGTGTCGCACGCGGTCGTCACCGTGACCGACATGACCGGCACGCAGGTGATGCGGGCCGCGGCCGACGCGGAGGGCACCGTCCGGGACGCCACCGCGCTCGCGCCGGGCGCCTACACCGTCATCGTCACCGCGGTCGGATACGCGCCCACCGCGTCCAGCGCGCTCGTCACCGCGAGCGGGCGGGCCGAACTGGGCAACGTCACACTGACCCGCCAGGGCGGTACGGAACTGCCGCCGCCGGGCCCCTGGACCATCGACCCCGCGCACTCCTCCGTCGCCGCCGTCGCCCAGCACCTGGGGATCTCCAGCGTGCGGGGGCGGTTCACGGAGTTCACCGGGCGCATCGAGATCGCGCCCGCCGAGATCGAGAAGTCGCGCGTGGAGGCGGTCATCCGCGCGGCCTCCATCGACACGGGCAACGGCATGCGCGACGGGCACCTGCGCTCACCGGACTTCCTGGACGCCGAGACGTACCCGGAGATCACGTACGTCTCGACGGGCCTGACACCTGCGAGCTCCGACCGGTGGACCGTGCACGGGGAGCTGTCCCTGCACGGCGTCGTCCGCCCGGTCGACCTGGACCTCGCCTACCTCGGCACCGGGGCGGACCCGTGGGGCGGCACCCGGGCGGCGTTCCGCGCGACGACGGAGCTGCGCCGGGAGGACTTCGCGATGAACTACAACCAGGTCGTCCAGGCGGGCATCGCGGCGGTCGGGACGACGCTGCGCATCGAGCTCGACGTGCAGGCGGTGCAGGGCGAGGCGCTGCCGGCGGTGTAGTCGGCGCCGGGAACGGGAAGGGCAGGGCGGCGGGGGCGAGAACCCCCGCGCTCACTCCGCCGCCCGCGCCTTTACTCTCACTCCGCCGCCCGCGCCGCCACGATCCGCTGCGCGAGCTCCCGCAGCTTCACGTTCTCCTGCTGCGACGCCCGTACCAGGCTGTCGAAGGCCGACGCCGCGTCGATGCCGAGCCGCTCCATCAGGATTCCCGTGGCCTGCCCGATCAGGTCGCGGGTCCGCATCGCCTCGGTCAGCTGCTCGCGCACCGTCACCGCGTCCAGCGCCATCCCGACGTGCGCGGTGAACAGCCGCGCCATCCGCGTCGCCATCTCGTCGAACGCCCCCGGCTTGCGCGCGTACGCCGTCAGCACCGTCATCCGCCGCCGCTCCGCCCGCAGCCGCAGCGAGAGCACGGACCGCAGCCCGAGCCCCGACAGCACGTCCGCGTCGCCGGAGGCCTCCGTGTCCCGGATGACGACGACCGGCTCGGTCCACAGGTCCTGCCAGTACGCGCCGTCCTCGTGCGCCGCGCTCAGCGCGTCCGCCGTGCGCACCACCTCGTCCGTCCACGCCACGGTCCGGCCCCGCGCCTTCCGTTCGATCACGGAGACACCGGCGTACTCGGCCCCGGGCAGCAGATGCACCGCGAGCCGCACCGCCGCGTGCAGGGTGCCGTGCGGGCTGGATGTCTCGTGCAACCGCTGCGAGGCGACCGTCATGACCTCGGCGAGTTCGAACGCCGGGGCAGACACAGGCTCAAAATCAGGCAAATCAGAAAAGTCGGACGCGACCACCACGAACCTCTCGGCATGACACGACCTGGTGGCCGTGCCCAGGAGAGCTCCGCAGCACATTCCCGACTGCGAGCACAGGACGGACAGCACTTTAACTGCTTCGATGCGCTGTCCGGGACGCGCGGTGCCACTCTGCGGAAGAGACCTTCCACCATTCGACCGGGCGTGGTGGAATGGGCCAGGCGGGTCAGGAAGCGGCCTGAAACGGAAACCCTGACACCGGTTTGGCAGGTGAGTACCGTGACCGCCTCGTCCAGTTCCCACGATCTGCGCCCCGAAGACCTCCCCGGCTACACTCTGCTCTCCCTCCCCCGCGACCTCGACCTGGGCAACTGCGCCGCGCTGCTGGACGCGGCGGCCCGGGTGGTGGCGGACCGGGCCGGACTGCTGCACACCCTCGTCCTGGACCTGACCGGCACCGCCTTCATGGACTCCCGGGGCGTACGGCTCGTCGACGACATACGCGCCCTGCTCGCCCCCGGCGCCGAGCTGCGGCTGGTCGCCGCCCCGGACAGCCTGGTGCTGCGCGTGCTGACCCTCACCGGGCTGCGGCGGGACGTCCCCGTCTACGACGACCTCACCGAGGCCGTCACCGGCACCTGCGCCCTGCTGGGGGAACGCGCGCCGGGGCCGGACCGCCCGGCGGACCCGGACGCGGCGGCCTAGGGTCTTTCGTGCCGGACCCCGCGACGCCGGAATGATTCAGACGAGAAGCCCTAGGCTGGGCCCATGGCACCCAACATCGCGACGAACACGTCCGTGTCCCTGGAGGAGTTGCTGGACTTCGTCCGCCCTCGGCACCGGGCGATCCTGCTCACCCGGCGGACCGACGGCGGCCCCCAGAGCTCGCCGCTGACCTGCGGAGTGGACGACTCCGGTCGGCTCGTCATGTCCACCTACCCCGAACGCGCCAAGACACGGAACGCCCGGCGGGACGAGCGGGTCAGCGTGCTCGTGCTGAGCGACGAGTGGAACGGACCGTGGGTGCAGATCGACGGCACCGCCGAGGTGATCGACAGCCCCGACTCCGTCGAGCCGCTCGTGGAGTACTACCGCAACATCGCCGGTGAGCACCCCGACTGGGACGAGTACCGCGAGGCCATGATCAAGCAGGGCAAGTCCCTCATCCGAGTGACGCCGGTCCGCTGGGGCCCGGTCGCCACCGGCGGATTCCCGGCCCGGCCGGTGGCGGACGACCAGAACTGACGCCGCCCGACGCCCGGCGCCGTCGCCCCCGCCTCGTCGCTCACCTCGCCGTCGCCCGCGCCCTCACCCGCCGCGCCGGACCATCGTCTCGATGCCCGCGATCAGGAGCTCCAGGGCGAAGGCGAAGTCACGGTCCCTGATCTCCTCCACCGTGCCGTCCCCGCGGGCCTCTTCGAGGTCCGCGGAGTCGTGCACGGCCTCGCGCAGCTCCGGCTCGCGCGTCACGGCGTTCATCGCCCGGCGGCAGTAGTCGTCCTGGCTCATCCCCGCCGAGGCACAGCGCCGCACGAAGTGGCCCTCGATGGTGCCGAAGCCGTAGACGAACTGGAAGACCGCCGAGAGGGCACCCGCCCGGCCGGCGGCCGGCAGTCCGGTGCGGCGGACCACCCGTCGCACGGCGAGCTGGAACTCCACCGCGTGCGGGCCGATAT carries:
- a CDS encoding GAF and ANTAR domain-containing protein; this encodes MCCGALLGTATRSCHAERFVVVASDFSDLPDFEPVSAPAFELAEVMTVASQRLHETSSPHGTLHAAVRLAVHLLPGAEYAGVSVIERKARGRTVAWTDEVVRTADALSAAHEDGAYWQDLWTEPVVVIRDTEASGDADVLSGLGLRSVLSLRLRAERRRMTVLTAYARKPGAFDEMATRMARLFTAHVGMALDAVTVREQLTEAMRTRDLIGQATGILMERLGIDAASAFDSLVRASQQENVKLRELAQRIVAARAAE
- a CDS encoding MarR family winged helix-turn-helix transcriptional regulator, producing the protein MATGQAQFEELARQLSAVAAVKRDMARVMPPDCPSGSAAVLLLLDRHGAMRMSRLAELLAVDMSVTSRHVAHVADRGWIERSPDPADRRSRILHLTQPGRDRLEDLSRRTTELLADRLSDWSDDEVVQLIRLMTRLRASFGDCRSTASARLPHPAPGTAPQTTGTAQTTRTPA
- a CDS encoding RNA polymerase sigma factor SigF is translated as MTVSASTAPPQDELPAPAPTSAPAPTSAATSASAPASASVPASAPATASVPSAAVPASAPAGSVPGPAPQDAPKRRGADTRALTQVLFTQLQVLEPGSPEHDRVRGALIEANLPLVRYAAARFRSRNEPMEDVVQVGTIGLINAIDRFDPDRGVQFPTFAMPTVVGEIKRYFRDNVRTVHVPRRLHELWVQVNSATEDLTTAFGRSPTTAEIAERLRIGEEEVLSCIEAGRSYHATSLEAAQEGDGLPGLLDRLGYEDPALDGVEHRDLVRHLLVQLPEREQRILLLRYYSNLTQSQISAELGVSQMHVSRLLARSFARLRSANRIEA
- a CDS encoding MFS transporter; the encoded protein is MATTTPAGVRAHAKHGGGTPDGVQMTHRQIMEALSGLLLGMFVAILSSTIVTNALPEIVGDLGGGQSAYTWVVTASLLAMTATTPLWGKLADLYSKKALVQIALVIYVLASAAAGLSQNPGMLIVCRVVQGIGVGGLSALAQIVMAAMISPRERGRYSGYLGATFAVATVGGPLLGGVITDTSWLGWRWCFYVGVPFAVVALIVLQKTLHLPTLKRDVKVDWAGATFVAAAVSLLLVWVTFAGDKYDWVSWQTYVMVGGSIVLGLLFVLIESKAREPIIPLRLFRNRTITLASLASLFVGVAMFTGTVFFSQYFQLARDKSPTMSGVMTIPMIGGLFISSTVSGQFITRTGRWKGWLVSGGVLVTAGLGLLGTIRYDTAYWKMSIFMAMLGLGIGMMMQNLVLCTQNQVDPRDLGSASSTVTFFRSLGGAVGVSALGAVMAHRITDYVMDGLAGLDPKYAAAASGSGSGAIPDMDKLPAPLRTVMESAYGHGIADIFLIAGAVAALAFLITLFIKEVPLRTKGGLAQAADGENPPVDPAAAPVVAEAQEGAATPSAAESVPAGETDADGGQRVPSWAAAPAPAGPEGTQRLAAVATAASPQEPAAGPVSGGIPVRGHVRGTENAPVPQAAVTLISLGGRQLGRSVAGADGAYAVDAPGAGSYVLIAAADGFQPQASTVVVGGEPVAYDILLSGTSGLSGVVRTADGALPVKDAMVIVTDVRGDLLATGSTGEQGDFAFTELVPGAVTVAVNAAGFRPRALPVEVGGTGVTRIEVELEAGAQLRGVVRAPHGPLADARVTLVDAAGNVVGTATTGVDGAYAFADLDGGEYTVIATGYPPVATSLTVAGPEVDGHDIELAHPGE
- a CDS encoding STAS domain-containing protein, which gives rise to MTASSSSHDLRPEDLPGYTLLSLPRDLDLGNCAALLDAAARVVADRAGLLHTLVLDLTGTAFMDSRGVRLVDDIRALLAPGAELRLVAAPDSLVLRVLTLTGLRRDVPVYDDLTEAVTGTCALLGERAPGPDRPADPDAAA
- a CDS encoding PPOX class F420-dependent oxidoreductase, giving the protein MAPNIATNTSVSLEELLDFVRPRHRAILLTRRTDGGPQSSPLTCGVDDSGRLVMSTYPERAKTRNARRDERVSVLVLSDEWNGPWVQIDGTAEVIDSPDSVEPLVEYYRNIAGEHPDWDEYREAMIKQGKSLIRVTPVRWGPVATGGFPARPVADDQN
- the tadA gene encoding tRNA adenosine(34) deaminase TadA: MRLALREAARAAEGGDVPVGAVVLSADGTPLATGHNEREATGDPTAHAEVLALRRAAAAAGEWRLSGCTLVVTLEPCTMCAGALQQSRVDRVVYGARDDKAGAAGSLWDLLRDRRLNHRPEVIEGVLADDCARLLTDFFRTGPPHRPATGRAPETDF
- a CDS encoding YceI family protein gives rise to the protein MGLTARIRTRDGWAVSHAVVTVTDMTGTQVMRAAADAEGTVRDATALAPGAYTVIVTAVGYAPTASSALVTASGRAELGNVTLTRQGGTELPPPGPWTIDPAHSSVAAVAQHLGISSVRGRFTEFTGRIEIAPAEIEKSRVEAVIRAASIDTGNGMRDGHLRSPDFLDAETYPEITYVSTGLTPASSDRWTVHGELSLHGVVRPVDLDLAYLGTGADPWGGTRAAFRATTELRREDFAMNYNQVVQAGIAAVGTTLRIELDVQAVQGEALPAV
- a CDS encoding RNA polymerase sigma factor SigF, encoding MSADQGSSKVLTLTKSETTPDVLQDPQDLPAAEALVAPEAPAFPSSAAIDTRTLSRSLFLRLAALDENSPERAYVRDTLIELNLPLVRYAAARFRSRNEPMEDIVQVGTIGLIKAIDRFDPDRGVEFPTFAMPTVVGEIKRFFRDTSWSVRVPRRLQELRLALTKASDELSQKLDRSPTVAELAVVLGVSEEDVVDGLAVGNAYTASSLDSPAPEDDGGEGSLADRLGYEDTALEGVEYRESLKPLLAKLPPRERQIIMLRFFANMTQSQIGDEVGISQMHVSRLLTRTLAQLREGLISD